GCGCTCTTTGCGGCGAAGGAACAAGAACACCATTGGAAAGGACCATAACCATGGCTGGAGAACATCGGGACTTTCAGTCCCGCCTCATCGTTACCGGACTAGATGCCGACGGCCGGTCGACTTTTGTTAGCGACGGTGCGACGACTGACCGGCTCGTCGCGGACGGCTATACGCGTAACCACCTGTGGCAAGCGACGGAGGTCCCCACGCCTGTCATGGCGCCCAACGGTCCAGGTAACGCCTCGATCATCCCGCCGCCTCCGGCTGGCTATAACTACGTAATCACTGCCTTTGCTCCTGACAGCGAGTGGGATTACGAAGGAGGCTACGCGCGAATTCTTGCCGAGTCTGGTGCCGGCGATGCAGTTGATCCCACGGATGCCCCCGGCATGCACACAACTGACACCATCGATATCGTCACCATCATTTCAGGAGAGGCGATTGTGTTGCTTGACACGGGCGAGACGACCATGAGGCAGGGTGACACCATCGTTCAGCGGGGTACCAAACACGCGTGGCGGAATCGGACGGATAAGCCTTGTGTGGTCTCAGCGGTTCACGTCAGCGTAGTTCGCTGAGGCTTCATTTAGCGGCAAACAGAGAGGAAGATCTTATGCAACGCGAGAGTTCTGACCTGCCTTTGGCCCGTCGAGTAATCGTGGGCCTCAATGACAGTTCAGCATCCACGGTCATCGCGGACGATCGAAACCTGCCCTCTACCCGTCTCCCCAACGGAATCGTGCTGCAGGAGTTGTGGCAACAGCGGACTATCCCCGCTGAGCCCGACGATCGACCGGAGCCCGAGTGGACCTTGGGGCCGGCTGCACCGATGCAAGGAGCCGTCGTTCGGATCCTTACCGTACCGGCGGCGAAAGGCGGCGAGCCGGCAAGGCCGGACCTGCATACCGACCCCTCCCTGCACGTGATCACGATGCTCGACGGTGAACTGGACTTCGTACTTCAGGATGGCGATGTGACGCTGGGCTTCGGGGACTCGATCGTTTTGCGGGGCACTATGCATGACCTACGAAACCTGCAGCCGCGACCGGCAACGTTCGTCTACACGTCCTTTCCCCTTGTTGAGGGTGGATTGAAGGACCACTGAGGTACACGTCTCTCGCCCGCAAACAGTGATAGCGCCCCCCAAAACCGACTGGTGCCATGGGGGGCGTTGTGTTGAGACTGGCACTCTTTATGCGTGGCTATCTTGAGGTGGCCTGCGGCGATGGATGGGCCCTGGCCACTGGCGGACCTTCTGGCTCGTGAAGGGTGCTGTTTTCCAGGAGGCGTTTGGATATGGTCGTTGCAGCCTGTTTTACGGCGAGCACTGCGTGCTGGACGTCGACATCGCGCCGCTCGTTTTCATTCCACGCGACTCCCACACTGCCCAGGGCTGTTTTCTGGCCGGTGAGGATGGGTGCTGCAACTCCGTAGACGCCGGGGTTGAACTCTCCTTTGGTCAGGAGGTAGCCGTCTTTCTTGATCCCGCCCAAGGTCTTGCGGAAGACGCTCCATGTACCACCCAGTCCGGCGTCATCTATTTCGGTGCTGTGCCTGGTGTAGATGGTTTTCAGGCGGTGGTGGGGGAGATGGGCCAGGATGACCTTCGACCCGGCTCCTTGGAACAAAGGGCGCCGCTGCCCGCGGTTGAAGCGGTTGGCGGGACTCAATGGGGCGCGGTACTCTCCGATACACAGGACCGAGTCACGGAACGCCGTTAGCAGAAGAGCGGAGTGCCCGATCTTGTCCACCAGGTCCTCGAGCACGCCTTGACTGGCCAGGAGAAGTGGGTCGGTCCGGCGAATCTGCAGGTCCATCTCGACGATCCGCGGGCCCAGGCTGTAATAGCCGTTGCGCACGGCGGTGAGCAGGCCAGCGTCATGCAGGATTTTGATATATCGGTATCCTGTAGAGCGCGAGGTCTCCAGAGCCTCGATGAGGGCAGCTGCGGACCAGACTGGCCTGGTGTCGGTAAAGAGCTCTAAAACGTTGAGCATCCTCGCCAGACTGCCAGTGGAGTCCTGACTATCTGTCACCTCATCGGTACTGGTCGGCAAAGCGCTTTCTGCCATGACTGCGTCCGATCCCTCTCTTTGTGGTTGCCCGGCTTCGCATGGTTAGAGTTGCATGTAGACGCTTTTGGTGTAGAGGTAGTTGTCCATGTGTGCGGCGGTGCCTTTGTAGCCGTAGCCGCTCATCTTGGTGCCGCTGAATCCGACCAGGGGGTCGATGTAGCCGTAGCAGTTCACCCACATGGTGCCGGTGTGGACGCCGTGGACCACCTGAAGGGCGGTGGAGAGGTTTTGTGACCATACTGCTCCGCCGAGGCCGAAATCGCTGTCGTTGGCGATGGTGATGGCTTCGTCGATGTCGTCGAAGGACAGGATCGAAAGGACCGGGCCGAAGATCTCTTCGCGGGCGATGCGCATCTGGTTGGTCACGGCACCGAAGACGGTGGGTTGGACGTAGTATCCGTTGCCGAGTTCGTCCCCGAGCCGTTGGCCGCCGTGAAGCAGTTCGGCCCCTTCGTTCTTGCCGATGTCGATGTAGGACAGGACAGTGTCCAACTGCTGTTGGGAGATGACCGGGCCCATGGTGGCCGCGTCGTCCAGGGCCTGCCCGACCCGCTGGGTTTGCATGAAGGCCAGCAGCCGCCGGGTGAACTCGTCAACGATGGACCGCTGAACCAGCACCCGCGTGCCCGCATAGCAAACCTGGCCGGAGTTGGCGAAAACGCCCATTGCGGCGCCGGGAACGGCCTTGTCCAGGTCCGCGTCCGCGCACACAATGTCCGCGGACTTGCCGCCCAGTTCCAGCTGCAGCTTTTTGATATTCGTCGTGGACGCCTCGATGATGCGCCGGCCGGTTTCAGTCGAGCCGGTGAAAGCGATGCGGTCCACGTCGGGGTGGGCCGCCAGCGCGTTGCCGGCATCGCTGCCCAACCCCGTGACGACATTGATGACGCCTGCGGGCACGCCGGCTTCGTGGAGAATCTCGGCAACCCGCAAAACTGACAGAAAGGCCTCCTCCGACGGCTTGAGCACCGTGGTGCAGCCGCTGGCCAGAACGGCCCCGATGATCCAGAACTGACCGCCGAGGGGGCCGTTCCAGGGGATGATGCCGCCGATGACACCGACCGGGGCCTTCAGTGTCATGGTCGCGACGTTGCCGGGGATGCCGTTCATCAGTGTCTCGCCTGAGATGTTGGTAGCCTGTCCGGCGAAGAATGCCAGCATCTTCATCAGGGCGGGCTTGGAGTTGCGCAGCCTTGAGATCGGGGCGCCCATGTCCAGCGCTTCGATCTGGATCAGTTCCTCGAATCTTTCGTCAAGGACCTGGGCGATGCGGGTCAGCAATCCCTGGCGCTCGTACGGTGTCCAGGTGCTCCACGGACCCTTGAATGCCTTTCGTGCAGCGAGGACGGCACGGTCGACGTCGGCCTCACCGCCGGAAGCAAACCGCGCCAGAAACTCTCCGGTGGACGGATTCGTCGTGGTCAGTGTCTTTCCCGACGCCGCAGGGACCCGCTGTCCATCGATAAAGAGGTGGTGCACATCGCGGGACAGGAAATCCTGCGCCTGCTCGCTCAAAGCGAACTTCTGCTCGGTGGTCATGATTTTCCTCTCAGATGACCCTTTGACATTCCGTCAATCAAAAATGAAGACGCCTTTGCCGATCTTGCGTTGATCGAACAGCTCGTACGCCTGCTCTGCTTCGGCCAGCCGGAATTCGTTGGTGAACAGCGATTCAACGTCCAGGCCGCGTTCGGCGATGAACTGGGCGCAGTCTTCCTGCTGGTTCTTGCTGAAGGTGAGTGACCCGAGGACGGTTTTATGCAAATGGATGAGTTCTTCACTGTCCACATCGATTTTGCCGAAGACGCCGACCATGCATGCGGTGCCCCAGGGCCGGACTGCCTGTATCGCTTGCCGGCGTACGGCTGGAATAGCGCTGCATTCGATGGATTTGTCAGCGCCTTCGCCGCGTCGGGTCAGCTCGCGAATAACGGCAACGGGGTCCTGCTCCCGGGAGTTGACAAGGTAATCGGCGCCAAGTTGTTTGGCCATGTCCAACCGTGAAGGCTCGACGTCGATAGCAATGACCCTGGCGCCGAATGCCTTCGCCAACATCGTGACGCTCAGCCCAACCGGTCCTTGACCAAAGACCGCTACCGTTTCGTCGGCGGAAAGCTCGACCCTTTTGATGGCTGCGAACGCCGTTCCGGTGCCACACGAGATGGCCGCGCCGGTCTTGAACGAGAGGGAGTCGGGCAATTTGATGAGTGTGTGCGCGGGAACCTTCATGAAGTCCGCATGCCCGCCGTCGCCGTTCAGGCCGCCGTAAACGATGCGCGCGTTCGGGCAGTACTGCGTCCAACCGGACCGGCAATACTGGCAGGTGCGGCACCCGTCGTAGTGATGGACCATAACGCGGTCCCCGACTTTGGCTTCGGTGGGCCGTACAGCGTCGCCGACAAGCTCGACAATCCCACAGGGCTCATGCCCTTCAATCACCAGTTCAGCTCCCGTACGCTGCGGACCGTGGAGGTGATGAAGATCGCTCCCACACATACCAGAGGCCTTCATACGGATGACCACTTCATCAGGTCCGGGTACCGGATCCGGATAGTCGCGGATCTCAAGCCTGCCCTCGCCCTCGAAAACAACAGCTTTCATGATTACTTCTCCTGCCGCGCTTGTATTTCGCACGGGGCGCTACCGGTTGTGGCCAAGGGAGGGGGAGCGACAGGCAGCAATACCTGCTCCGGCATGACCAATGAAATACGGTTGGGTTTGGCTGGGCCGGTGCACGTTTTGCACTGGTTCGATCGACATTGTTCAGTCATGCGTCTTACTACCTTCGGCTAAGTGTTCGTTGGGGCGCGCGCGAACATGTGGGCAATCTCGTAGCTTTGGCATTGATGCGCGTAATCCCCGCTGCTGTTGATGATATCCTGCATTATGGGACTTGGTCAATATCCGGCCATTGCTCCTGTTTTTACGTTGGGCGTTTTCATGATGACCAAGACGAAAGGTGTCTCATGCCTGAGCTTTCCAGTGATTTGGTTGAACATTTCGCTAACTTTGTTGTTGAGACGAGCTACGCCAATACGCCTCCGGAGGCTGTTGAGGCGGCAAAGAAGAGCATCCTGGACACGTTCGGGGTCATCCTTGCCGCGAGCGGAACGGAACCGGCCGTTCGCGGACTAGTGGAGATCGTCAACGAAAGCGCTGGCCGGCCCGAATCGTCAATACTCGCTTTCGGGGGTAAAGCTCCCGCAATCATGGCTGCGTTCGCTAACGGCGCCATGGCGCACTGCCTGGACTACGACGATCAAACCCCTTGGGGTCAGCATTCGTCCAGTTCCATCATCCCGGCGGCATTCGCCGTTGCGGAACGCCTCGGGGGTGCAACAGGCGAGGACATGATCGCCGCGGTCGCCGCCGGGCAGGACATCTTCGCCCGCCTGCGCTGCAACGTTGGATGGAAAAAGGACTGGAACCTTTCGCCCGTGATAGGAGTGTTCGCCGCTGTTGCTGCCGCCGGCCACCTGCTGCATTTGTCGCGGGAAGAGATGATCAATGCCTTCGGCATCGCTACCATGCAGTCGGCCGGGCTTATGGAACTTGTCGCCGGGACTGGCGGGAATGTCCGCGGAATGTATGCCGGGTTCTCGGCTAAAGGTGCCGTTCTCGCTGTACTGCTCGCCCAGAAAGGCGTGACCGGAGTCCCGACCGTCTTCGAGGGTCAATATGGATTCTTCAACACCTACTTCGACGGCCGATACGACCGCGAAGCCATCCTCGAAGGCCTCGGGAAAGACTTCAAAGGCAGCGGAACCCTGTATAAGCTCTGGCCGACCGTGGGCACAGCCCATAGCCACATCCACGCCACGATTGAGCTGTTGAACGAGAACAACCTTCAACTGGACGACGTAAGGGAAATCCGTCTCCACGTCGGGGATTATCACTATCTGATGTGTCGGCCGCTGGAGGAGAGGCGCGCCCCGGCAACGCTGGTGGACGCCAAGTTCAGTCTTCCCTTCCTGGTGGCTGTAGCGGCCGTTCATCGGGGTGTGAAGGTGTCACATTTCACCGAGGAAGCGCTGAAGGATCCCAGAGTCCTGGCCGTCGCCCAGAAGATAGTTCCCGTGGGCGACGCAAGCCTTGACTGGAAGCTCGAGCTGCCCCCAGGACGCGTAGAGCTCGAAATGACAGACGGCAGGACATTCAACATGGTGGGAACCGGTGTCCCGGGCAACCCGGAAGCCCCGTTGGACTGGAAGGCCATAGGACAAAAGTTCCGGGACTGTGCGAATGCCTCAGCCACGCGCCCGGCATACGATCAGATTGCCGCTGCAGAACGCATCGCACAAAACCTTGAAACTATTCCCGATGCCGTGGAATTGGTAAGGGCGTTGGCTCCCCGGAGCTGAACCTTTCGTCACGTCAAAAGTGCAGCACCCCGGATCCCATGGAACCGGGGTGCTGCCTTTTGAGACCGAACCTGCTTACGGTGCTGCCAGCGCGATGTTCATATTCTCAGGCGTGAGCAGGCTGGAAACGGGGACGCTGGAGGGGATCTCCGGGCTGTTGGTGTCAAGGACCAGGTCGCTTGAAACGGTTGGAACCCGCACAGGAACCTGGGCGGGTACCTCCCGGCCTTCCTTAATCTTGATCCCGGCAGTGACGCCAAACCGGCCGAACCAGACGTGGCTGCTCGCGAGCCAGGACTTGGGCGTGATTCCAGCGTCCTTCGCCTGCTTGACCATGGTGAGCCACGAGTAGTTCATCACGTCGCTCAGAAAGGCCGGCGGTGTCTTGCGATCGTCGATGTAGGGCTTCAGGAAGTCGTCGGTGGTGTAGTCGTAGATGACTGCCGCGGGCTCCTGTCCCGAGGCCAGAAGGGCGTTCGCAGCCTGCGCCGCGCCTTGCGCTGTCCACTGGGTGAAGCCCTCCGTGGTCTGGGTCCAGCCTGCACCGTCGAGGACCTTTTTCAGGCAGGGCTGCCATTCTGCGGCGTTGCTGTTGCCGGGGATGCCGGTGTAGAGCGCGTAGGACTTGCCGTTCCCCAATTCCTTCACCAGGGCCTGGGCGCCCTCGGTGTAGAGCTCGCAAAGGGCCAGTGGGACCTGGGCTGACACGGACGATGCTGCGTCACCTGGGAGCGGGGTGTTCACTGTAACAACGGTGATCCCTGCCTGCTTGGCCTGCTGCAGCGCGGACGCGATGGCTCCACCAAAGACCGGGTCGGTCACGATGATGTCGACCTTCTGGGCGATAAGGCTGCGCAGGTTCGCCAGTACCGCGGCGACGTCGCCGTTGGCGTTGTTATAGACGATCTTCTTGACCTGCGGATAGGCCAACGCCTGAGCCGTGGCTTCGCCGCGGAAAATGTTGCCCCACGCGTTGCTGCTTTGCATCGCCAGGGCAACAGTCAGCGTACCGTGTCCGGTGTCGCAGGAACCCTGTTGCAGGCAGGTTTTGAATAGTGCATTTTGCTCGGGTGTGAGTGGCTTTGAGGCAGCTGCCATGGCGTCTGCCGCAACCGGGTCCAGATCGGAAACGGGGATGTCGGTCAGGAAGGTCTTCTTGATCGTGGCCGCGAGGGCCTGCTGGTCGACGCTTTGGGCGGTGATGTCATCGCCGGAAGCGGTCGCAGGCGCGCTGGAACCGCCGGAGGACCCCGTCGTAGAGCAGGCTGCCAACGACGCTGCCAGCAGGAACGCTGACAGCAGTTGAGCAACCGATCGGTTCTTGTGTGGCCCTGAGCGGGCCGGGGATGTCACGTTCATTTAGTGTAACTCCTCAGTGGATGGGTAGCGGCGCACATGGATTTGCCTTTGATGTGGGCGCCGATGACAGGCTGTGACAAACGGGCAAGCCCTGGCGACACGCAAGAGATGCGTGGTGAAAGCTGCTTGCCAAGGCCCGCGGGTCCCGGAGAGTGGAACCCGCGGCTTTGTGAGGCCGAATCTGCTTATGGTGCTGCCAGTGCGAGGTTCATCTGCTCGGGCGTGAGC
This genomic stretch from Micrococcaceae bacterium Sec5.1 harbors:
- a CDS encoding substrate-binding domain-containing protein, whose amino-acid sequence is MNVTSPARSGPHKNRSVAQLLSAFLLAASLAACSTTGSSGGSSAPATASGDDITAQSVDQQALAATIKKTFLTDIPVSDLDPVAADAMAAASKPLTPEQNALFKTCLQQGSCDTGHGTLTVALAMQSSNAWGNIFRGEATAQALAYPQVKKIVYNNANGDVAAVLANLRSLIAQKVDIIVTDPVFGGAIASALQQAKQAGITVVTVNTPLPGDAASSVSAQVPLALCELYTEGAQALVKELGNGKSYALYTGIPGNSNAAEWQPCLKKVLDGAGWTQTTEGFTQWTAQGAAQAANALLASGQEPAAVIYDYTTDDFLKPYIDDRKTPPAFLSDVMNYSWLTMVKQAKDAGITPKSWLASSHVWFGRFGVTAGIKIKEGREVPAQVPVRVPTVSSDLVLDTNSPEIPSSVPVSSLLTPENMNIALAAP
- a CDS encoding aldehyde dehydrogenase family protein, translated to MTTEQKFALSEQAQDFLSRDVHHLFIDGQRVPAASGKTLTTTNPSTGEFLARFASGGEADVDRAVLAARKAFKGPWSTWTPYERQGLLTRIAQVLDERFEELIQIEALDMGAPISRLRNSKPALMKMLAFFAGQATNISGETLMNGIPGNVATMTLKAPVGVIGGIIPWNGPLGGQFWIIGAVLASGCTTVLKPSEEAFLSVLRVAEILHEAGVPAGVINVVTGLGSDAGNALAAHPDVDRIAFTGSTETGRRIIEASTTNIKKLQLELGGKSADIVCADADLDKAVPGAAMGVFANSGQVCYAGTRVLVQRSIVDEFTRRLLAFMQTQRVGQALDDAATMGPVISQQQLDTVLSYIDIGKNEGAELLHGGQRLGDELGNGYYVQPTVFGAVTNQMRIAREEIFGPVLSILSFDDIDEAITIANDSDFGLGGAVWSQNLSTALQVVHGVHTGTMWVNCYGYIDPLVGFSGTKMSGYGYKGTAAHMDNYLYTKSVYMQL
- a CDS encoding IclR family transcriptional regulator C-terminal domain-containing protein yields the protein MLNVLELFTDTRPVWSAAALIEALETSRSTGYRYIKILHDAGLLTAVRNGYYSLGPRIVEMDLQIRRTDPLLLASQGVLEDLVDKIGHSALLLTAFRDSVLCIGEYRAPLSPANRFNRGQRRPLFQGAGSKVILAHLPHHRLKTIYTRHSTEIDDAGLGGTWSVFRKTLGGIKKDGYLLTKGEFNPGVYGVAAPILTGQKTALGSVGVAWNENERRDVDVQHAVLAVKQAATTISKRLLENSTLHEPEGPPVARAHPSPQATSR
- a CDS encoding zinc-binding dehydrogenase, with the protein product MKAVVFEGEGRLEIRDYPDPVPGPDEVVIRMKASGMCGSDLHHLHGPQRTGAELVIEGHEPCGIVELVGDAVRPTEAKVGDRVMVHHYDGCRTCQYCRSGWTQYCPNARIVYGGLNGDGGHADFMKVPAHTLIKLPDSLSFKTGAAISCGTGTAFAAIKRVELSADETVAVFGQGPVGLSVTMLAKAFGARVIAIDVEPSRLDMAKQLGADYLVNSREQDPVAVIRELTRRGEGADKSIECSAIPAVRRQAIQAVRPWGTACMVGVFGKIDVDSEELIHLHKTVLGSLTFSKNQQEDCAQFIAERGLDVESLFTNEFRLAEAEQAYELFDQRKIGKGVFIFD
- a CDS encoding MmgE/PrpD family protein; translated protein: MPELSSDLVEHFANFVVETSYANTPPEAVEAAKKSILDTFGVILAASGTEPAVRGLVEIVNESAGRPESSILAFGGKAPAIMAAFANGAMAHCLDYDDQTPWGQHSSSSIIPAAFAVAERLGGATGEDMIAAVAAGQDIFARLRCNVGWKKDWNLSPVIGVFAAVAAAGHLLHLSREEMINAFGIATMQSAGLMELVAGTGGNVRGMYAGFSAKGAVLAVLLAQKGVTGVPTVFEGQYGFFNTYFDGRYDREAILEGLGKDFKGSGTLYKLWPTVGTAHSHIHATIELLNENNLQLDDVREIRLHVGDYHYLMCRPLEERRAPATLVDAKFSLPFLVAVAAVHRGVKVSHFTEEALKDPRVLAVAQKIVPVGDASLDWKLELPPGRVELEMTDGRTFNMVGTGVPGNPEAPLDWKAIGQKFRDCANASATRPAYDQIAAAERIAQNLETIPDAVELVRALAPRS
- a CDS encoding cupin domain-containing protein; translation: MAGEHRDFQSRLIVTGLDADGRSTFVSDGATTDRLVADGYTRNHLWQATEVPTPVMAPNGPGNASIIPPPPAGYNYVITAFAPDSEWDYEGGYARILAESGAGDAVDPTDAPGMHTTDTIDIVTIISGEAIVLLDTGETTMRQGDTIVQRGTKHAWRNRTDKPCVVSAVHVSVVR